TTTAAAAGCGGAGGTTTTTTATGAATCCATTGGCTAATATTGAAAAAGATTTTTTACGCACGGATATACCTGAATTCAGTCCCGGAGATACTGTGCGTGTAAATATCAGGATCAAAGAGGGCGATAAGGAGCGCACCCAGGCATTCGAAGGCACAGTTATACGAAAAAGAGGCAATGGCATCAGGTCCACCACTACGGTCAGAAAGGTCTCTTACGGCGTTGGCGTAGAAAGGACATTCCCTCTGAATTCTCCTTCAATAGAGAGCATTAAAGTGGTAGGCAAGGGCATGGTGAGAAGGGCAAAGCTCTACTATCTGAGAAATCTGAAGGGCAAGGCAGCAAGGATAAAGGAAGGTACGTAATCCGAACTGTAAAAACATGGATGCCTATGAGCAGGATGCCTTTAAAAAGGGCTGCCGCCATATTGCAGGGGTAGACGAAGCAGGCAGAGGACCTCTTGCAGGACCGGTAGTTGCGGCAGCGGTTATTTTTTCCACTCCGCCCCTTCATCTTGGGATAAGGGACTCCAAAACCCTTTCTTCCTTGCAGAGAAATGCGCTGCTTCCCGATATTTACCGTGAGGCATTGGCTGTCGCTATCGGAGTTGTATGGATGGATGAGATAGAGACAACCAACATTCTTGCGGCATCGCTCAAGGCAATGGCCCATGCGGTCAAAAAACTCAATCCTTCTCCTGACTTTGTCTTAATAGACGGACAATTCCCGCTGGATATTTCCATTCCGCAGCTGCCCGTTATCAAGGGCGACTCCAAAAGCGTCAGCATAGCCGCCGCTTCAATCGTGGCTAAGACCGTTCGTGATAGTATCATGGACGCATATCATGCTATTTTTCCCTCATACGATTTTATTAAAAATAAAGGCTACGGAACCGCAAAACACCTTGAGGCAATCAAATATTTTGGGCCTTGTCCGATTCACAGAAAGACATTTAAAGGGGTAAAGGAATACATAAGTGACATTCGCAAGGATTAGTGTCGGCAAAAAAGGGGAAAGCCTGGCCGCGGAATTTCTCAGGAAAAACGGCTACAGGATTGTGGAAAATAATTTCAGAAACAGATACGGCGAGATAGATATTATTGCCATTGAAGGAAAAACCCTTGTATTCATAGAGGTAAAGACAAAAACAAACAACAAATTCGGCCCTCCGAAAATGGCGGTGGATTTAAGAAAGCAGAGGCAATTATCAAAAACAGCGCTGGCATATCTGACGCAAAAAAGGCTTAACGATTGTCCGGCAAGGTTTGATGTGGTTGGGATCAGTATAATGGAGGATAAGACAGAGGTGGAACTGATAAGAAATGCGTTTGAGCTTTGTCTGTAAGCTGTATGTGTGGATTTTCAAGACTCTCCCTAAATGGCTATCAAAAATCCAGCGGACTTCTGGCCTCTTTGACTGTTTTACTATATTCACCCTCCCCTGAAACATCCATTGAGGATGTTTTAGTCCCCTCCCGTCAAGGGAGGGGGAAAATTAAGTCCCCTCTCCCCTTG
This portion of the Deltaproteobacteria bacterium genome encodes:
- the rplS gene encoding 50S ribosomal protein L19, translating into MNPLANIEKDFLRTDIPEFSPGDTVRVNIRIKEGDKERTQAFEGTVIRKRGNGIRSTTTVRKVSYGVGVERTFPLNSPSIESIKVVGKGMVRRAKLYYLRNLKGKAARIKEGT
- a CDS encoding YraN family protein, producing MTFARISVGKKGESLAAEFLRKNGYRIVENNFRNRYGEIDIIAIEGKTLVFIEVKTKTNNKFGPPKMAVDLRKQRQLSKTALAYLTQKRLNDCPARFDVVGISIMEDKTEVELIRNAFELCL